One window from the genome of Chaetodon trifascialis isolate fChaTrf1 chromosome 20, fChaTrf1.hap1, whole genome shotgun sequence encodes:
- the LOC139348573 gene encoding huntingtin-interacting protein 1-related protein-like, with amino-acid sequence MSKAKNKSDNKTEKALAAEKEQFGKQQLHSISKIVTSAETPPKEKYVRNVIMGTHKEGGASTFWSYILNLPLSSNSMISWKFCYLLHKVLRDGHRNAVRDSHRYCRNVKDMGVLWGNLHDRYGHIVALSAKFLFLKMEFHAKHKVIPANLEASDETLEREAGNDMTNVLDMTQELLDYLDAGLKMAETVLRQLDANGAKSTTPAGQCRLTPLIPLILDCSFLYHFSVRLMFKLHSRIAPDVLLGHRERFRDLFTSLTQFFDRAREMEFFKSVIQIPDLPDAPPNFLRAAALGEYKRPVVVIPNEEHHEEEEVETQTEVKETPQMPQYYLLNQMGAADASLDQRETQNDSLKRELEVLKPELQLIKTEAQRCVTELKAQVNRLEAEVEEQRTHKQMAMVENEHLRMEVDALRCANVASAGAQIGFKEADTRAQAAELRFAQLKERHAELITSHADLMKKNADTVKLLSSTKQGQEDFLRVKQQLENELESLRQEKRNLMNQKQQEVQQLNQELLEQRAELAALRSTLDNKELEGSQASSSLAALQAERDVLLRSAREKDAEMSSLRQQAQQQQGSLDLERERLNRELEALRAQLQQQLTINAQQKLEIDRLKRELDSTRAELARANGALQSKEMTGTQLSGTLAGLQAEREVLLRSVRDQEAELNSLRQQAQLHQSSLEQERQRSSMELGSLHAQLQQQACREGELTQKLQEEQFCLLQCAVVEAEGIILDAVAKLDDPIHVCCISSPDYLVNRAEITLSSIDKMQQSHVVYLGNRSDASGLLRAVTQFSHLAADTIVNGAATSHSAPTDQADRLTDSCRDCANNCLQFLKDLKLQASLPRADPSAVRYTVQRILALGQDLRPKGRDVLKEELGHMVDKEMVATSTAIEEAVLRMDEILNQAKRDTSGIKLEVNQSILGSCSDLMKAVHMLVTASTDLQKDIVEGGRGAASVPEFYAKNSRWTEGLISAAKAVGWGATQLLDSADRVVGENGRYEELIACSHEIAASTAQLVAASKVKADRGNKKLHTLQQASRHVNDMAAVVVTSTKHGQQQISDQGVMDFSGMSLIKLKTEEMEAQVKVLQLENQLEQERVRLGELRKRHYELGGPGDVEDGADSFPPPPPPTLLDTMSVPQSFSQTQPYLNTQNFAPSNPFTPAPTPSSSSLAQPYTPTHTVSQSYTPAQSYTPPQSYTPAQSYTQLQSYTPSQPYTPPQPYVPAQPYTPNPTQSYLKPQSYPLSQPSLHTSGLPRPHSPSLPQTTPQSNTEAKPASRKPNIFTKSGNLLKNAFKRGEAGTGESS; translated from the exons ATGAGCAAAGCCAAGAACAAAAGCGACAACAAGACGGAGAAAGCTTTGGCTGCGGAGAAAGAGCAGTTTGGTAAACAACAG CTCCACAGCATCAGCAAAATTGTCACCTCCGCTGAAACGCCGCCCAAAGAGAAATATGTGCGCa ATGTCATCATGGGGACACATAAGGAGGGTGGAGCTTCCACCTTCTGGTCCTACATCCTGAACCTGCCTCTGTCCAGCAACTCCATGATCAGCTGGAAGTTCTGCTATCTGCTGCACAAAGTGCTGCGGGACGGACACAGAAAT GCGGTGAGAGATTCTCACAGATACTGTCGCAACGTCAAAGATATGGGCGTTCTCTGG GGAAACTTGCACGATCGTTACGGCCACATTGTTGCCTTGTCTGCCAAATTCCTCTTCCTCAAGATGGAATTTCATGCAAAG CACAAGGTGATCCCAGCCAACCTGGAGGCCAGCGACGAGACTttggagagagaagcaggaaacGACATGACGAACGT GTTGGATATGACGCAGGAGCTGCTGGATTACCTGGATGCTGGACTGAAGATGGCTGAGACAG ttCTACGTCAGCTGGACGCCAACGGGGCCAAATCCACGACTCCAGCTGGACAGTGCAGACTGACCCCTCTGATTCCTCTCATCCTGGACTGCAGCTTTCTCTACCACTTCTCTGTCCGGCTGATGTTCAAACTCCACAGCC GCATTGCTCCAGATGTTCTCCTGGGACATCGAGAGCGCTTCCGGGACCTATTCACAAG CCTCACGCAGTTCTTCGACAGAGCCAGAGAAATGGAGTTCTTTAAAAGTGTCATCCAGATCCCAGATCTCCCAGAC GCGCCTCCGAACTTCCTACGCGCTGCTGCCCTGGGCGAATATAAGAGGCCAGTGGTGGTGATACCTAATGAGGAGCatcatgaggaagaggaggtggagacgcAGACAGAGGTTAAGGAAACGCCACAGATGCCACAG TACTATTTACTAAACCAGATGGGAGCAGCTGATGCTTCGCTTGATCAGAGGGAAACACAGAACGACAGTCtgaagagagagctggaggtgctcaaaccagagctgcagctcatcaAGACCGAG GCTCAGAGGTGTGTCACTGAGTTAAAGGCTCAAGTGAATCGTCTGGAGGCcgaggtggaggagcagcgcaCCCACAAGCAGATGGCCATGGTGGAGAATGAACACTTGCGGATGGAGGTGGATGCTCTGCGGTGCGCTAACGTCGCCAGCGCCGGCGCTCAGATCGGGTTCAAGGAGGCCGACA CTCGAGCTCAGGCAGCAGAGCTTCGTTTCGCTCAGCTCAAAGAGAGACACGCAGAGCTCATCACCAGTCACGCTGACCTGATGAAGAAG AATGCAGACACAGTGAAGCTTCTGTCCAGTACAAAACAAGGCCAAGAGGATTTTCTGCgagtcaaacagcagctggaaaatgAGCTGGAAAGTCTGCGACAGGAGAAAAGAAACTTG ATGAatcagaagcagcaggaggttCAACAGCTGAACCAAGAACTGCTGGAGCAGCGAGCAGAGCTGGCTGCACTTCGCAGCACTCTGGACAATAAAGAGCTG GAGGGATCTCAGGCGAGCAGCAGCCTGGCGGCTCTGCAGGCCGAGCGGGACGTGCTGCTTCGCTCCGCCAGAGAGAAAGACGCCGAGATGTCCTCGCTGAGACAGcaggcgcagcagcagcagggctcGCTGGACCTGGAGAGAGAGCGGCTGAACCGAGAGCTGGAGGCTCTGagagctcagctgcagcagcag CTCACCATCAACGCACAGCAGAAGTTAGAGATCGACAGGCTGAAACGAGAGCTGGACTCAACGCGAGCAGAACTGGCTCGAGCAAACGGCGCCCTGCAGAGCAAAGAAATG ACTGGCACCCAGCTGAGCGGCACCCTGGCGGGGCTGCAGGCGGAGCGGGAGGTGCTGCTGCGCTCCGTGAGGGACCAGGAGGCCGAGCTGAACTCCCTCAGACAGCAAGCTCAGCTCCACCAGAGCTCCCTGgagcaggagaggcagaggagcagcatgGAGCTGGGAAGCCTGCACGCTCAGCTACAGCAACAG GCCTGCCGTGAAGGCGAGCTGACccagaagctgcaggaggagcagttctgtctgctgcagtgtgctgtggTGGAGGCTGAGGGCATCATACTGGACGCTGTGGCCAAACTGGACGACCCCATACACGTCTGCTGCATCAGCTCACCTG attaTTTGGTGAATCGAGCTGAAATCACTCTGAGTTCTATCGACAAAATGCAGCAGAGCCACGTCGTGTATCTGGGAAACAGGAgcg ACGCCAGCGGCCTGTTGAGAGCGGTCACGCAGTTTTCCCACCTCGCCGCTGACACGATCGTCAACGGAGCGGCGACGTCTCACTCCGCTCCCACCGACCAGGCCGACC GTTTAACTGACAGCTGCCGGGACTGTGCCAATAACTGCCTTCAGTTCCTGAAGGACCTGAAGCTTCAGGCCAGTTTGCCGAGAGCTGATCCGTCCGCGGTGCGCTACACAGTCCAACGCATCCTGGCTCTGGGACAG GATCTACGTCCAAAAGGCCGGGACGTGCTCAAAGAAGAGCTGGGACACATGGTGGACAAAGAGATGGTCGCTACATCAACCGCCATTGAAGAGGCCGTGCTGCGAATGGAT GAGATACTGAATCAGGCAAAGAGAGACACCAGTGGCATCAAGCTGGAGGTCAACCAGAG TATCCTGGGATCCTGTTCAGACCTGATGAAG gcTGTTCACATGCTGGTGACGGCTTCTACCGACCTGCAGAAAGACATCGTGGAAGGAGGCAGA GGGGCAGCGTCTGTTCCTGAGTTTTACGCCAAAAACTCTCGCTGGACCGAAGGACTCATCTCTGCCGCCAAGGCAGTGGGCTGGGGCGCCACCCAGCTGCT gGACTCGGCCGACCGGGTCGTGGGTGAAAACGGGAGATACGAGGAGCTCATCGCCTGCTCACATGAGATCGCCGCGAGCACGGCTCAGCTGGTCGCCGCCTCAAAG GTGAAGGCTGACCGCGGCAACAAAAAGCTGCACACGCTGCAGCAGGCGTCACGGCACGTCAACGACATGGCGGCCGTGGTCGTCACCTCTACCAAACACGGGCAGCAGCAGATCTCTGACCAAG gtgtgatgGACTTCTCTGGGATGTCTCTGATCAAGCTGAaaacagaggagatggaggctCAG gtgaaggtgctgcagctggagaacCAGCTGGAGCAGGAGCGAGTCCGCCTGGGCGAGCTGAGGAAGAGGCACTACGAGCTCGGCGGGCCTGGTGACGTCGAGGACGGGGCCGACAGCTtcccaccgccgccgccgcccacGCTGCTCGACACCATGTCGGTTCCTCAGTCCTTTTCCCAGACACAGCCTTACCTGAACACCCAGAACTTCGCACCATCCAACCCCTTCACACCGGCTCCAACaccgtcctcctcctcgctggCTCAGCCttacacaccgacacacaccgTCTCCCAAAGCTACACGCCTGCTCAAAGCTACACCCCCCCTCAAAGCTACACCCCTGCTCAAAGCTACACCCAGCTTCAGTCCTACACCCCCTCACAGCCTTACACCCCCCCACAGCCTTACGTCCCAGCTCAGCCCTACACACCAAACCCCACCCAAAGTTACCTGAAGCCTCAGTCGTACCCGCTGTCACAGCCGTCACTGCACACCTCCGGCCTCCCCCGGCCTCATTCGCCGTCCCTGCCCCAGACGACGCCGCAGAGCAACACGGAGGCCAAACCGGCCTCGAGGAAACCCAACATCTTCACCAAATCTGGAAACCTGCTGAAGAACGCG TTCAAACGAGGTGAAGCTGGAACAGGTGAATCCTCCTGA
- the ccdc62 gene encoding coiled-coil domain-containing protein 62 isoform X2, producing the protein MDSRGRQWANGSPPVPADTLCPPGSQDTEFSVNDLSGSTIQRQRRELQLLMAELKDRDRELNTMAASHRKQLHAWEQDRQRVLTVEQRCARLEDELQKRNEVIRVLTKRVWVVETREEEVQKELSATRQQLRELEQKQQHISNKCEDFEEKNQSLSSTVMALSTQVGALQVREEELSSMLKLKDKDVTEASGHIFDLTGRLRDLETSLTESRSQESKLLRDSEENKRRYKEARHEITHLKEELQQQVAQSSTQREEIIRLKQELQLLRRELAVSGEGDSWKDELLELARSKQERSMSEIRCLRQVCENQRNDLQLLQLNLESARETLREKTGQRLPGRQDELRCGCLDDHSPSSLSVKNSRLLHDAASLPAASLQGTARGDLGVCSAHHMDADDPLSSCSLQQLLQESQQVIMASSEHSSSRPHSSVQNCGPTMSCGTTDPLYSHKHQTCHHHPATPTYQANETPPKACPGHGVSQTCGRLSRD; encoded by the exons atggacagcagaggaagacagtGGGCCAATGGTTCACCTCCCGTCCCAGCAGACACCCTCTGCCCCCCCGGCTCACAGGACACTGAG TTTTCTGTGAATGACCTGAGTGGCTCCACCATCCAGAGGCAGAGGCGGGAGCTCCAGCTGCTGATGGCTGAGCTGAAGGACCGGGACCGGGAGCTGAACACCATGGCTGCCTCCCATCGTAAGCAGCTTCACGCCTGGGAACAGGACCGCCAGAGGGTGCTCACCGTGGAGCAGAGGTGTGCCCGTTTGGAGG ATGAGTTGCAGAAGCGTAATGAGGTGATCAGAGTCTTAACCAAGCGTGTGTGGGTGGTGGaaaccagagaggaggaggtccaGAAGGAGCTCAGCGCCACCCGACAGCAGCTCCGTGAGCttgagcagaaacagcagcacatcagCAACAAATGTGAAGACTTTGAG GAGAAGAACCAGAGTCTCAGCTCCACAGTCATGGCTCTGTCCACTCAAGTCGGCGCTCTGCAGGTCAGGGAGGAAGAACTGAGTTCCATGCTCAAACTCAAG GACAAAGATGTGACTGAGGCCTCTGGTCATATATTCGACCTCACAGGGCGCCTTCGAGATCTGGAGACATCTCTCACTGAGAGTCGCTCGCAGGAAAGCAAACTGCTGAGAGACTCGGAGGAAAATAAACGGCGATACAAAGAGGCCAGACATGAGATCACACACCTGAAAG aggagctgcagcagcaggtcgcGCAGAGCAGCACTCAGAGGGAAGAGATCATCCGTCTGaaacaggagctgcagctgcttcgCAGAGAGCTCGCCGTGTCCG gagagggagacagctgGAAAgacgagctgctggagctggctCGCTCCAAACAGGAGCGCAGCATGTCGGAGATCCGCTGCCTTCGACAG gtGTGCGAGAATCAGAGGAATGACCTGCAGCTTTTGCAGCTGAACCTGGAAAGCGCTCGTGAAACCCTGAGAGAGAAGACGGGTCAGCGATTACCTGGCAG GCAGGATGAGTTAAGATGCGGCTGTCTGGACGACCACTCACCTTCATCCCTCAGTGTGAAGAACTCAAGACTTTTACACGATGCTGCCTCGTTACCAGCCGCCAGCCTGCAGGGCACAGCCAGGGGTGACCTGGGAGTCTGCTCAGCTCATCACATGGAT GCTGATGATCCTCTGTCCAGCTGCTCGCTGCAGCAGCTCCTACAGGAGTCCCAGCAGGTCATCATGGCCAGttcagagcacagcagctccagacCTCACAGCTCAGTGCAAAACTGTGGCCCGACCATGAGCTGCGGGACCACCGACCCCCTTTACTCTCATAAGCACCAGACATGCCACCACCACCCAGCCACCCCAACATATCAG gCCAATGAAACTCCACCCAAAGCCTGTCCTGGACACGGTGTCAGCCAGACGTGTGGACGGCTCAGCCGCGACTGA
- the ccdc62 gene encoding coiled-coil domain-containing protein 62 isoform X1: protein MDSRGRQWANGSPPVPADTLCPPGSQDTEFSVNDLSGSTIQRQRRELQLLMAELKDRDRELNTMAASHRKQLHAWEQDRQRVLTVEQRCARLEDELQKRNEVIRVLTKRVWVVETREEEVQKELSATRQQLRELEQKQQHISNKCEDFEEKNQSLSSTVMALSTQVGALQVREEELSSMLKLKDKDVTEASGHIFDLTGRLRDLETSLTESRSQESKLLRDSEENKRRYKEARHEITHLKEELQQQVAQSSTQREEIIRLKQELQLLRRELAVSGEGDSWKDELLELARSKQERSMSEIRCLRQVCENQRNDLQLLQLNLESARETLREKTGQRLPGRQDELRCGCLDDHSPSSLSVKNSRLLHDAASLPAASLQGTARGDLGVCSAHHMDADDPLSSCSLQQLLQESQQVIMASSEHSSSRPHSSVQNCGPTMSCGTTDPLYSHKHQTCHHHPATPTYQQANETPPKACPGHGVSQTCGRLSRD from the exons atggacagcagaggaagacagtGGGCCAATGGTTCACCTCCCGTCCCAGCAGACACCCTCTGCCCCCCCGGCTCACAGGACACTGAG TTTTCTGTGAATGACCTGAGTGGCTCCACCATCCAGAGGCAGAGGCGGGAGCTCCAGCTGCTGATGGCTGAGCTGAAGGACCGGGACCGGGAGCTGAACACCATGGCTGCCTCCCATCGTAAGCAGCTTCACGCCTGGGAACAGGACCGCCAGAGGGTGCTCACCGTGGAGCAGAGGTGTGCCCGTTTGGAGG ATGAGTTGCAGAAGCGTAATGAGGTGATCAGAGTCTTAACCAAGCGTGTGTGGGTGGTGGaaaccagagaggaggaggtccaGAAGGAGCTCAGCGCCACCCGACAGCAGCTCCGTGAGCttgagcagaaacagcagcacatcagCAACAAATGTGAAGACTTTGAG GAGAAGAACCAGAGTCTCAGCTCCACAGTCATGGCTCTGTCCACTCAAGTCGGCGCTCTGCAGGTCAGGGAGGAAGAACTGAGTTCCATGCTCAAACTCAAG GACAAAGATGTGACTGAGGCCTCTGGTCATATATTCGACCTCACAGGGCGCCTTCGAGATCTGGAGACATCTCTCACTGAGAGTCGCTCGCAGGAAAGCAAACTGCTGAGAGACTCGGAGGAAAATAAACGGCGATACAAAGAGGCCAGACATGAGATCACACACCTGAAAG aggagctgcagcagcaggtcgcGCAGAGCAGCACTCAGAGGGAAGAGATCATCCGTCTGaaacaggagctgcagctgcttcgCAGAGAGCTCGCCGTGTCCG gagagggagacagctgGAAAgacgagctgctggagctggctCGCTCCAAACAGGAGCGCAGCATGTCGGAGATCCGCTGCCTTCGACAG gtGTGCGAGAATCAGAGGAATGACCTGCAGCTTTTGCAGCTGAACCTGGAAAGCGCTCGTGAAACCCTGAGAGAGAAGACGGGTCAGCGATTACCTGGCAG GCAGGATGAGTTAAGATGCGGCTGTCTGGACGACCACTCACCTTCATCCCTCAGTGTGAAGAACTCAAGACTTTTACACGATGCTGCCTCGTTACCAGCCGCCAGCCTGCAGGGCACAGCCAGGGGTGACCTGGGAGTCTGCTCAGCTCATCACATGGAT GCTGATGATCCTCTGTCCAGCTGCTCGCTGCAGCAGCTCCTACAGGAGTCCCAGCAGGTCATCATGGCCAGttcagagcacagcagctccagacCTCACAGCTCAGTGCAAAACTGTGGCCCGACCATGAGCTGCGGGACCACCGACCCCCTTTACTCTCATAAGCACCAGACATGCCACCACCACCCAGCCACCCCAACATATCAG caggCCAATGAAACTCCACCCAAAGCCTGTCCTGGACACGGTGTCAGCCAGACGTGTGGACGGCTCAGCCGCGACTGA